A genomic stretch from Candidatus Brocadiia bacterium includes:
- a CDS encoding O-antigen ligase family protein — translation MSIPPIFIVVAGLFIGLLIFFVPKTGLFFIILGTLFLPEIPMGSAETGIGQARAIEIRAEDILIAIVTLGWFIGLVAKRKPLDIPRTPLNKPIIIFCILMIISAIWGVFKGTTTPTAAFFFTLKRIQYFLIFFMVIANIKTYKQLKFNVTTILSLATIVAVWGAMDYYLMPISRASGPFRTDQNALLGGFLLIISFIAMAFILRYPRWQSYAYLLPLIIISVYAIAFTTSRASYVGLFTGFIAFSFLSRKIVLLCLPILLLFAMIYFLPAKVKTAAFSIKGVWDKKTTVNSSWESRINAWTTSIPMIASDPILGLGPGSVPLSWADNQYITDLLYMGVIGLGLFLWLIIRIYLSVKPLRHLGPPTYIQLGTLSEGRESIEMEYYIGTLAIGYSTALIALLVQGLAVATFYTVRIMVPFWFLTGLMMVALNLANQDLGDVKDPDISGT, via the coding sequence ATGAGTATACCCCCTATTTTTATCGTTGTAGCCGGGTTATTCATCGGCTTGCTCATATTCTTCGTTCCCAAAACGGGATTGTTTTTTATCATCTTAGGAACTTTATTCCTGCCGGAAATACCTATGGGTTCAGCTGAAACAGGTATTGGTCAAGCCCGGGCCATCGAAATCAGAGCCGAGGATATTTTAATAGCCATCGTTACTCTGGGTTGGTTTATCGGATTAGTCGCCAAACGTAAGCCTCTCGATATCCCTCGCACCCCTCTAAATAAACCCATTATTATTTTCTGTATACTAATGATTATTTCCGCGATTTGGGGCGTATTCAAAGGAACGACCACACCCACAGCCGCATTCTTTTTCACATTAAAAAGAATCCAGTACTTCCTGATTTTCTTCATGGTTATTGCCAATATAAAAACTTACAAACAATTAAAGTTTAATGTTACGACAATTCTATCTTTGGCTACCATAGTAGCGGTCTGGGGAGCCATGGATTACTACCTAATGCCAATATCACGAGCATCCGGGCCTTTTCGCACTGACCAAAATGCCTTGCTCGGCGGATTCCTATTGATAATAAGTTTTATAGCTATGGCCTTTATTCTTCGTTATCCACGCTGGCAGTCCTATGCTTATCTGCTGCCATTGATAATAATTTCAGTCTATGCTATTGCTTTCACAACCTCTCGAGCCTCATATGTCGGACTATTCACCGGATTTATAGCCTTCTCGTTTTTGTCCAGAAAAATCGTTTTACTTTGCTTGCCAATACTGCTTTTATTCGCAATGATTTATTTCTTACCAGCTAAAGTAAAAACTGCGGCCTTCTCTATAAAAGGTGTTTGGGATAAAAAAACCACTGTTAATTCATCATGGGAATCCAGAATTAATGCATGGACTACTTCTATCCCTATGATTGCAAGCGACCCTATTTTAGGTCTTGGGCCCGGTTCGGTGCCATTAAGTTGGGCTGATAATCAATATATTACTGACTTACTTTATATGGGCGTTATAGGACTGGGTTTATTCCTATGGTTGATAATACGCATATATCTTAGTGTTAAACCATTGCGACACCTCGGGCCACCTACATACATACAATTAGGTACTTTATCCGAAGGTAGAGAATCAATAGAAATGGAATATTATATCGGAACATTAGCCATTGGGTATAGTACCGCACTAATAGCTCTACTAGTACAGGGTTTAGCTGTAGCCACTTTTTACACGGTCCGGATAATGGTGCCCTTCTGGTTTCTGACCGGGCTTATGATGGTCGCGTTAAATCTTGCTAACCAAGACCTCGGCGATGTCAAGGACCCGGACATTTCCGGAACTTGA